The window CCAGGCTCATCCTGAATGGAAAGAGTGCAGGGAACAAGTGCAGCTGGTACTTAATGCCTACCCCTGTAGTTCCATGTGGAAGCCCCAATTCCCTGAGCACAGAAAAACCTCTCCTCACCAAAACTCTCCATCATCAGACATAACAAGCCCCAGGTTCTTGCGATCTGCTGCCGTCAGTTGCTGCCACTCCTCAGAACTAAAAGCAAATGAGCAAAAGGATAAACCATTATGTTTGCCATTGACTTCCCACAGTAAGCAGGATGCCAGAGGAGCAGAAGGCATGGGTACAGGGACAGCCTTGTCTCACCTCTGGGTAAGTCACAGACCCCACACCCAAGAAGAGCCCACAGATGTCACTAAGCATTGACAGCCCACTAACAGTCTGGAGGGATGGGTTGGGAGAAAGTATTGGGCTTTGGGGATGCAGCCGTCAAAGTGGAATGCCACTTACATCTCACTCCAGGGGCCACTCCATTCCTGTCTCCCCAAGGGGTTCCTCAGGCGAATCATGTACAGCTTCTCAGTGCTGAAGACTTCCACAAGCCTTTCTCCAAGACGGATCTTGCGAATATCAGTCATGGTGTAGGTATGGCCCTTCAGTAGGCCCCAGTCAGTTTCAACTTCTTGTTCTTCCTGACTGGGAGACTGAGAGCAAAGAAAGATACATAAGGGCACAAGAATTGGCATACCCAAGACCTGGCTCCTTCTTTTCATTGATTGGTTTACCCTAGTAGGGTTGAAGCTAGTTCTCTCATGCAGATGGAAATTTGATCCTGCTGCCTAACTTGACACAAAGCAAgccaaggaaaggaaataaaaaatttaatataacaATTCAAACAATTCAAATGACCCACAGTAGTACATTGATAGGAACAGCATTAAAATTTGGTGGGGCTGGTTTATTCTTTAAGCAAACAGCTATAACCTCCACACCTAGaagcaaaggaaggaggaatAATTTAGCAGAGGCTATTTACATCAGCTTAGATGGTGCATCGGCTCCCAGTGGGATGACTGGTACAAAAGGGTAAAACGTTAAAGTTCCTTAGCCTCTGTGCCAGGGCTCAGTGCCTATTGTTAGCTTTCTGAGTTTCTTAATGGCTTGTCCTGGATCTCCAGGGTAAGGGTGATGTTCCTCACTAAATGTTATGGTCTCCTCTGCCAGAAGTGAGCAAAGAGTGGTTTTGGTGAGTACAAACCTCAATGGAGCAACAGATCAGACCTCCTTTGGTAAATGTTTTGTACAGTTCTCCAAACAGTTTGTACTTCTCCTCAACGAGCTCAGTGTATCTTCCCTTCTGCATGTCAACAGTTTCAGCCAATGTGCCGGTGAAGTCCACGATGATATCAGTGGTGGTCAAACCATCCAGGGCTTCATAACAGCCAAGCAGTCTGGGGGTAAATAGGCAAGgttctttgtaaaataatttttccaggtCAAGGACATCTTGTTCCCCAAAATTAGAACACTGTTTGCCCAGCTAACTTTTCTCTAGGTATGAAATGAAAGCTATTTTGAGACTATAATCAGATTTACAGGCTTAGGCTAGGTTGATCTAGGACAGTCCATGCAGAATTTCTTTCTACAGGTAAATAttagacaaagagaaaatcttaggCCATAATGGGATCTGCGGATCAGCAGCAGGAAGGGGAATCTGGGAGCAGGTAGGGGTTTACTGGAAATCAGAATAGCTGATTTCTTTCTCATCTAGGATTATGGAGGGCCCAGGCCCAAAGCAATGCCTTGGATCTAACTGATATCTTACCCAATTTAAAGTTCAGGGCTAAGCTGGAAGGGCATGAGTCCCAAGACAAATGTGgcctttctttcctcctgtaGCCTGACCACTGACTAGCCAACCCTCTTCCTTACTTTGCATAAGCTTTTTCCAATAGAGCATTCCAGAACTCATTCatggaggtggagaaggagaaaaCGAGATCTCCATTGATGGTGGGCAGCAAGTCATCAATCACCACTTCGGTCCATTCTCCAAAATGCCAGAAACGGAAGCGAAATATCCCAGCATATTTATCTAGTTTTCGAGGGTCCCATTCCTGTTCCTTATGGTTGGGAATTGTCTGGAAATATAAGAACATTCAATCAATCAACTTATTCACCAGACTATATCCAAATATTGAGATTACAGTTGACTTATGGCAAATCCATGTGGCAACAGAAAACACATCAAATGTACTGGGTTTGGGTCAAGGTTAGGAAATCCCTGGTAGAGCATTTTTTCCCACAATTTTTGCTTACTCAGTTGAGTTTTGCTGAGGATAATATTACCATGCCTTCCTTGAATACACACAGGGTGATTAGGGGCAGTAAGTTAGGGGTTAAATTATTTCCCACAGATAATCTACCAACATATGTCTACACAACATATTCATGGTTGCCTGTTTAACCACATAaacaggcatttttaaaaagcaaaagcaatcaAAATACAAGGTCCCTGGtggtttcagtttttaaagatctGTCGTAAAGATTTCATGCAGATTCCTTAGACTATAGAATTCATTCACATCTTGAATAAAATTACATTTGAGAAAGTCTCCTTTTTAAATACAGTTACATATTAATcttctaaaattgtttttctgaagaaaactctTTGTCCCAAGTCAACACTTCATTGCCTTGGACTCTAGTTAAATGCCAAAGGAATTTTTGTACTATTAATAATTTATGAGAACCTTTTCAAGGATCTATTTCCATCTTTCTcaccttttcttttattcatatcTGTTAGTGACTTCCTGGCCCCTACTGGCTTTTTAACCCCAGTAGGTACAGAGAATACAAGTATGTGGAGCTACTGAGCCAAAGAACTGCAAGTGGCAAGAGATCAACTAATATGTGTGACAAAGCAAATAGAGTAAAATATAACCATTAGAACCTACGTGAATATATGGGTGTTTACTGTAAAATTCTTCCAACTTTCTGGATTAACAAAAATTCTCATAACAAAATGGAGGGAAATCACCTCTGACTTCAGGAATTAAACAATCAAGAAAGTTACGAGCTGACTTTTCCTAAAGTTACTAAAGACAAGAAGGTGGAAACCAAGTGAGGTCCCATAAGAGAGGGAATACCTTTGTCCAGTGAGACTCCTGAACAGCCAAACAGGAAAACGCAGAGACCATTGGCTTGTGCCCTAGTCTCCCTTGGATCAGCTGGTGGTTGCTGATATTGCCCACAATCAGACGGGGGTCATCGCAGATGTCCTGTGGATACAATAATTTGTTCTAAGAATCTGGGAATTGTTTCTCAAGAGTCAatgtgatttacaatgttgtgtcaatttctggtgtacagcataatgtttcagtcatacatatatatacatatatttgttttcatagtcttttttcaCTATGTGTTACTACAAGATAAAATGTTTGTAGaaggaactctttttttttttttattaatggaggtactggggattgaacccaggacctcacacatgctaagcatgcgccctaccactgaactataccctccctgcaagcAGTGAGATTTTAAAGCGGAGAATGTGGGATTAGCACGTTACATTCTGATCCTATTTGTCAGGATGAGATTTTCTGAAGCACCTGTGGTTGGAAGGATGATTGCATTTGAAAGACAAGGCCTGATGAAGGTGGGCATTAATGCTTCTCCTTCTCTAGGAAAATGAGTTAGGAGACCTTATACATGAAGCCCTTTCCTAACATAAAGCAAAGGCAACAGTGGTCTCCATGGCAACTAGATTTCTGCACATCTTTGGATGAATACAGATGGCAGCAGCATGAATAGCGAGTGGTAATAGACCACGCACAGGAGTGCTTCAGCAGACGCACTTCCCACAGCAGATGTTCTGCGGGAACTTGGACAGAGTAGGGGCAGTATTTGTTTAGGGTTTATGTGTGTGTCTTTCCTTAACATATCATTAGCTGTGCCATTCCCCTGCAAGTAGGAAAATGAGACTCAAACAGTACAATTACAACACAATGTAATGAGGGTACAGTGGAGGCATTTTCAAAGTATTATCAGTGCCTAAAGGAAAGATCCCCAAAGTTTCCCTGGTGGCAGACAGAAGAGATTGCATAGTGGTGGTAAAGGTCAAGATGAAGCCTTAAGAATGACTAGAGTTAAGTAGCTGGACAAGGGAGAAGTATGGAGGCATAACGAGTAGAGAGACAGGCATGGACAAAGGCAGAGCCATGTACGTGACACCACATAATTGACTACATGACTGCGGGACTCAGAGTATCAGCACTTGCAGAGTTCAAAGGCAGGAAATACCAATGAAGTCTTGGGTAGATGAAGAAAAGCTCGTGGAGAAGGCTGTTGGCCAGTACCTTGACATTCTGCTTACCCAGCAGAAATAAATCCTAGtctcaaatggaaagaaaatctagacatatatccttttaaaaattattaaatagagACAGCTACATTTTTCTGGTTCTCAAACCCCCTTTTTAAATGGACATAATTCTCCTTGATGAAGGGTCTGGTCTACAGAATAAAACATTCCTTATATTCTTTAAAAGCCAAAATAACTCTGGAAAGGGATAGGCATTCTGGGCAGGGATAAGTCCAAACTGAAGATTAATTGGTCATCCCTCTGCCAAAAGGAGAGAGGTGGGTTGTCAGCTTTGGattttatggtcttttttttttttttagatgcatGTCTGGTGTCTCATTGTAACTTTTTTGTCTTAGGATAAGACTTCtatcttacttaatttttaaatgggttgGGAGCTGCCTGTTTTGCCACTTATTGAACATAAAGCAGGTATGCTGGGTTATTTAGATCCTGATATCCTTTCTCTTCTGATTGTTTCTTCGCCCCTTCTAAGATGAAActaaacaaagtttcttcttccTGGGTCAGGTGTTACCATTGTATTTGGAGCAAGATGTAAAGTTATACAGTGATTTCTTGGACTTAGATGACGCATATAATAATTTCCTATCATGTAAAAACAATAAAGCGAACATTGATATGTGGAAAAGTGTACTTTTAGCTTATTAAGGTAAATTATTTGCTGGTTTTATGTAGAGTTATTAGTGCTTGGGGTTACATTACAGTGTCTTTAATTTCCACAAGGCTTTCATTTCACAGTAGGGATCTAGGATCAGCAAACACTTCTGGCATGTCAATTTCTACTTAAGACATAAAAGGtcacataaataaacaaaaacatgtaaGCAAAACTCAAATTGAGGAACTGGATAATTATTCTCCTGTAGACTAAGCTGaatgtgatttatatatatataaaatacatagtatatatatatggtgtgtgtgtgtttatgtataaacctgtgtataatcatgGGAGAATATacatttgggtaaaaaaaaaaatccactttattttctatttcctctcatAAACTGGCCCATGCACCAGTTTTACTTTACCTCTCTTCACACGTGATGGTTGGCTATAAtaatgggttttaaaaaatgataagctAATCGTCCATAGACTGTCAAAACTGGAAGGAATTTTAGAGACAATTTAGTCAacctatttattttacaaatgaggaaacaggctcagagaagggcagTAAGTTGCCTCTCCTGTCATTCAGCTAGTTAGTAGACCTTCGATGGAAGTTTTAGGTTCTTCAGAACCACATACAGTTAGAGAAGGAACCTCTGGACCTTAGCTGGTCCATCCTTTTGCCTTCAGGTATATCAGTGGCCACCACATGAAGGGTAATATAATGTGGCTCTTCAGGGATGGAGATGCAACTACCTCTCTCAATCATCCATCCCCGTGTTTTATGCCTCTTTGCTTAACGCTCACCTGGAAGCTCTCCATTGTTCTGGAAGACTGACTTAACACATGTCTCAGCTTTTGGTTCCAGGCTAAATATCACCAATGAGTTTTAATCTCCTCAATTTAGTCCATTAAATATGAATCAATCTCTCATGTATGTCAGCACCATGATGTGAAACaggggagaaaatttttattaagccatcttttttttttacctctttaaaGTGAACGACTAGAAAGCAACCAAGGAGGTAGAAAGGATAAAGGGTAATGAACTAACGCAAATCCAAAAGCCAAACAGACGTTTTGGTGACAAATTTGAAAACAGTGAAATGGCTATTTATTGGATTCTCCTCTAGATTTGGACAACTGGGTCTCCTCCTGTGGAGGTGAGGAAGCAAGGCTAGAGAAATTTTCCTGCAAGTCAGAGCTGAGATGCAGAGCGCAGGTGGTGTATTTCAGCCCAAGCTCTGCTGGGATGGTagggagtggagagggaggagaggtcaCAGCTCACACAGTCACATATTTGGGTGGCTTGAGAGGTAGGGAAGATTGCTGAACCCCTAATGGTTCCCAGCTGTGTTGGCAAGTCGACATGATCCTTGACCTGGGCTGTTTGTCAAGGCAAAATAATTTCTTGGGGGGAAATACACAACAAGGAAGTCGAGCACCAAGAGTAAATCCAGGAATGGTCTCTGCATACCCCCATCCTGAAGCCAAAGCCTTCAGCAAGAAAAGTAGCTTCtctagaaaatatgttttcttagCTGAGCATTGAGAGACCCTCCCATTGACCTTACCTCATATCCCTCCCTAGAGACCTCTACTGGGGGTAGGGGGGTTCAGGCATACAATTATAAGCCTTGGAGCCCCACATGTGTCACTCTATGTGGATCTCCTTTCACCTACCACGTTCACATCTGcagcaattatttttttcacGCAGGTGAAATTTGCTGACAATAAATATTGAGGTCCAGGGTAAACCTCAAGAACCACAGTAAAATGAAAGGCTGCCTGGAAAACCAGCAGCCAGAAGAGTGGAGGCACTTTCAAAAGTGCTACGTGCAGTCTAGCAATACTGTGGGGGTGGAGGCATGGACACTTGCAAGTGAGGCTGGCCCTGCAGTAGGTACATTATGACTAAGTCCAGGGCTATAAAGAGTCTCAGAGCTTAAGGCTGCCATTCAGGACCTGAGGACTTTATTGATAGCCTAGGTAGCCATTATCTTATCCTTAGAAAATTGTACCCTCCCAAGACAAGAGAGTTATAGGTGGACCTAGGCTCAGGGACCAATGGTAGACCAGTTGCACAAGGAGTCCACTTTACCCACTGGGGAGTTTTGCTTCTGCATGAAGATCTTGTCATTGGTAAAACATTCTCTTCCTTCCTAACCTCTCCAAGGAAAACTCACTATGGAGCCTGAGAATAATATGTTAAGCCTAACTTTCACTTCCAAACTAGACAATGAAGTCACTACATAATTATCTTCTTATCTGAACCTTCTGCTAGAAGACTCAAGGTATAAATCCCAAACTGCTTTATTGGGAAGAATTTATATATCCATGCAACGGAAGACAGTTCAATAATCAAAAGGAACAGATACAAGCTACAGCATGGATGACCCTTGCAAACATTATGCTAATCAAAAGAAGCcactatatttccattttaagtgAAATGTTCAGGATAGGCAAATCTAGATAGAAActaaaagtagattagtggttgcctgtgACTGGAGGGGGAAGGGGTTTACTCACCGCAAGTGTGCACGGGAGATCATATTGCGATAATGAAACTGTTCaaaaactggattgtggtgatgtttgcacaactctgtaCATTTACTAAAATTCATTGCTTTGTCTACTTAAATTAAAGGTGAATTTTCCAGTATATAAATTGTACTTTGATAAAGCTGTTAACACTTTTGAAATTCAGAATCTATAATAAATAGGATAGATGGAAAGAGTATGGGACTATTCAACTCTCTTCGACTGTATCAGCTGCTGAAAACAGTACTACTCAGGTGGAAGGTCATGGtctctgggaagaaaaagaaatccatgaaCAATCTAGGCCAAAACTACTGTACACAGGTGTCACATTGAGCTGGGTATTGGAAATTTCTATTAGCACATTCCTGCACGTGCAATCTATCACCAAGGCCTGTATGTTCTGCTTCTACTGTCTTCTCTCAACCTTTTCCTTCCATTCCTACCACCTTTGCTTTCATCCAGAACCTCACCAGCCTCTTCCCACGCAATATACCTCCAAGAAGGATATTCGCTAGTGGAAGATCTGAGCAAGAGCAATGGTAGTGGGGGTTGAACTCAAAACTCAACAGAGAGCTGACGGATCTTGTGCAGGTGCCTTTGCTTCCCCCTCAGCTGGCTGTGCAAATCCCCATGAGGCCTTGCTCCATTTTAGTCAGAGATTAGAATTGTCTGACACTATTGTAGCTGGGCATGAGTCAGTCAGGGAAAAAGCCAGAGGCGGGTAAGAAGGGAGAGTAGTCGGAGGGAGCTGGAGAAGAGATTTTTTGTGGGAATTTGGCAATGAGATTTCAGCCTAAAATTCCTACCTGCAGGAGATTTCAGCCTAAAATTCCTACCTGCAGTCTTATGATCACACTGCAACTCAGTATAACTCAGCTCTTAGAATTGACTAAGGCTTTGTATGTTGAAGGCCCAGGAGGATAGGAAAGTTCAGGAGCACGTGTCTCAGGCAATATGCCTGTGCACACAGGAAGTTAGGACAGTAGCTGGGGGCATTAAGGAGAAGGATTTCCCTCTGGAGGGTATGAACAGATGAACTGGCATTGAACAATTGCAAAACACTCTCATAATCCCTGCCTATTTAAAGTGGCTCCTTAGGACACAGCAGGGAAATGGCGAGTGGGATGAAGGGGAACTCAGTCCTTCCCTAGGATGGGGGGACTTGATGGAGTTGGTTGATTTGATGAGCAATGGTGTTTACAGACATGGACGCTTATAAAGGTAGAGGCTTTTCAACACAGGAGGGGAAAGAGACGGAAAATATCAAGTTAATTGTGCCTCTTCCATTTTAGGGACCTCAGAAAATAACCCTGGTGGAGTACGAGGCTGTGTGGCATGCCAAGGGGACAAGATGTCTGTAAGCTTCCCTGCAGACGAGGATCTCAACCTTGCCAATGAGATGGGTGAGTCCAATGACCCATCTGGTCTTCCTGAGCCAACTTAGAGAGGCCTAGGgctgtctctctgcttctctgatgGGAGGCCAGAGAACTTTGACGTGGTTCTTGACCACAGGCTTGGCCTCCACTCTGGCTGGAAAGGAATCTACAGCTTTTTGAGAGACTTAGATGGTGGTCCAGAACATTGTTTTTTCCCCTACTCCCCACAAGAGGCCCCCTCCCCAACCACTCCAAACCACCCTGATCTCCCCCTTTTCAAAACCCTACATGATCTACTGTCTGTATGCCTGAAAATGGCACTTCCTGTATTcagcattaatttattctttaactcTTTGATAGCTCAATATCCATCTCTTCAACTAGAATGGGAGTCCCTTGCCCCAGGCCTTGTCTGTATTTTGCACAGAGGCTGGCATAGAGTaagcgctcaataaatgtttctcagTTGACTCTCCCTTTGGGCTTAATTAAGACTAAGCTCAGAATATCCCCTCAAAGAGGAGAGCATGGATCAATTAATGGATGTACAGCATCAACATAGTGAGGAGGAGTGTGAGAACTCGCTGGAGGGAAGGTACATACTTTATCAAGAGACAAGGGCAAATCTATCTCCCTGACATGGCGGCACAGTAGAGTAAAAGCTAATACAGGTGTAAAATgtcacaaccactttggaaaacagtttggcaaacTTTCATAAAGGTAATAtaccccaaataaaacaaaacaaaacaaatacaggtTTTGGAGTCAAGTCTGGATTCAGATCCCAGCTTGTTAGCAGTCTGACTCTGAGAAAATTTTTACCTTCTCTCTGAgacagtttcctcatcaataaaatgaacataGTATCTACCTTTATTTTTTACACCAGAAAAAAGAATTCCACTAAAGTGATTTTTAAGATACCTACCTTGTTAAGCCATAGCAAATAAGGATGAAATGAATGTATGGAAAACTCCAAACACAGTATCTGGGCCCATAGGAGGCATGCCACAAATGCCTGTTTCTTGTTCTACTCATCCCCATTCACTCTCTCTTCCTGACACTCCCTCACCTTGGAAGGGGTATTGCTTGCCTCAGAGGCAAGATGGAGTATTGCCATGGTTATTTAagttttttccttccctgctaaTCCATCTAGGACTCAATCCACAGAATTTGGAAGATGAAGGCTAAAGACAAAGGACTGAGccaagacagaggaaggaggatgTGTCTAAAGACCGGCCAGTACAGGAAGCACTGTTGGCTTGGATCACATCTGAGGAATGGCTTCAGGTTGGCTTGCAATTTTACTGCCCAATCAGatcttccacctcctccaggacctCACCCCCATCcatcattccttctttcttccgTGTCTTTAACCTCTTCTTCCTTACTATTTACTCCTTGGCCTATAAATATGTTCAGGTCTTAGTTTTAAAAGACACCCTCCTCCAGAAAACCTCTTTCAATTTGCTGCCTTCTTTTCAGCTACTTCTTCCCTCTTGATCTCCTTTCTTTCATACCCAGCCATCAAAAAGGATTGGTGCCCCTCATTATCACCATCTACTCATAAGAGTGGCTCCCTAACACGTATTTCTACTTTCTCCatgcatttctgaaaaaaaaaaatcttaacctCTCTGCATACTGAACTAGTGGCTAGTGAACAATGCTCATGTTCTGCAGGGATGTCAACAACTGGAGGCCCAGAGGCCCAGCAGGAGTGTAATCTTCCTTCTGATTGAGAGAACTTCTCCAAGTCTTATATTCTCACTGGCTATCATACTTTAGAGGCAAACATTGAGACATGTCCTTTGAGTCCCACAGAAGACAAGAACCTTGAACTGACCAATGTATCTTAGCACCACCTGGTGGCAACCTACATAAACAGAAGTAGCTCTTGGAAGAACTCCCTTTAGGAGTTTAAGCTGTGGAAATCTCAACTAAAGAATGCTAGCTTGCTCATGGAAGAAGGCAGACCTTGAGTTGGTGACTGAGATGGCTCCATAACAGTGCTCCAAAAGTTACATCATTAAATAGgatcagaatttgcatttcataaCAGCCCTCTGGGGCCTATATACCTGGTCACCCACTTTGGGAAGAAGCCCAGGTTGAATAGCCTCCTATCCAGTTATACCCTTTAGATATAGCAAGATTGCTaatttttggtatatatttttaaattgaagtatagtcagtttacaatgttgtgccaatttctggtgtacagcataatgcttcagtcatacatgaacatatatatatttattttcatatttttccccaATCCTTCAGCCCCCTCCTGGCACCACCccaactgattttcttttttttattgctatttattcTCCAGATTCTGCCATCTTATCATTTTACACATTGACCTCCCACTCATGGAGGGCTTGTGAAGGAGTTCTGAGATTTGCTCTAGAGATACAATATACAGATATTCCACAGAGAACCATAGTAACCACTAATAGGTGGCTAAAGAGTTACAATCCTATTTGGATCCCACTTTGCTAATTGTGGGAGGATACAGGTGATGGTATCCAAAGAGCAGCAAAGAAGCCTCCCTCCTGTAATTCCAACTCCATCTTGTTCCTGTAGAGTTCGTTTCATGTCTGCTCATCATAAGAGGAGTTTTTCTCCTCAGTGGTCTGAGATGATCCTGAAGTTGCTGTGATAGGTAACTCAGTAAAGAGACAAGAGTAGAGTTGCTTTTTGAGTTACCATATTTACTCAAATGAACttccaaaagaaaacaagcaGGGTATAGCTGTTTTTTGTTCTAAGTTACTAAATCTGACTAAGATGCAAGCTTCCTCAAGCTAGAGCCAGAAGCACAGATCCATAAAACCTCTCATTTGAAAGTTGTCTTCTCAACTGGTCTATACGCAGTGGGCTGTGTCAGTTAAATAGTAGAGGAAGAAGGAGACTTATGATGAAAGAGAtcaagagggagacagaaatgggAACAAGAAAGTTACCTGGGGACGCTTCCACACCACCTTCCCAGGAAGCAGTCGGTTGTAGAAAAGTGAATCATTCTCAGGCAAAAAGGTTGGATCACAGAAAAGTCTACCATCTCTGATGCACTCCTGCTTCAGTTCCTGGTACTTCTGGTTTTTGAAGAGCTTCAGAGGAGGACCCATAATGTCAAACTATGTCTAGAATGAGAAAATTATTGTTATTGAAGGAAAAAGTTCTCAAATCTTTGAAAGATCACCTGAGATTAGACAAACAGTCATCATCTCAGCGGTTTATTCCTGGAGCTAGGCACTTCAAGTTTAGCTTTAAAGGAAAAGTCACCATTTTCAGGGAAAGAAGGGTCCAGGTTCTGCAACTAATTAGTTTGGGGCTTGGGGTAAGGCACCTAAACCATTtcagggtctcagtttccccatctgccagATGGGGTAATAGGGACTTTAACAATCTTATCagaaaatagataataaatgcAAAGATTGCTAGCCAAACGTGGGTGGTTATCATTTAAAGGGCCATCTTCCATTTTACGTGGCAGGGAGGAGTTCAAAGCAAAGAACAATTCTAAATTTGAAGATCAAGGGGAAAAATTGCTTTACTATATTCAGAATAATTTGGTGCCCTTGAAGGGCCACACACTTTGTGCTTGAGGGGAGAAGCAGCCGCTCTCACTTCTAACAAGCCCTTTTACACAATTCCTTCCCTTTTATCATGAAAGagctttgcatttttattactgGCCAGGAAGGCTAATGCAAGAAACAGAGCTCAGCAGATGGCCTCCAAAGACAAGGAAAGATAGAgattgtatgtgttttttttttcttcaaagtctAGTGTGCAATCATTTGCCCGCGATAAAAGGCAGACTCCAAAATTCAATTACACTAATTTGGTGGACTATAGATTCTTATCCCCTGGCAATacactgttgttttcttttcttaaaaaaacctCACATGCCTAAACAGAGAATTAATCTAGTGGATCTTCAGGCCATGTCTATCAGAGTGCTCCACACTCAAATGCCCCTAACAACTGGTTTTTATGAGGGTAATTTGAAAggcaaatttgattttaaatagcTTTAGGGTGATAAAAGGGTTTTCAATGCCTTTGCTTGATTCACAAAGCTAGATTTGTAATGATTTTAATGATCCTCTC is drawn from Camelus ferus isolate YT-003-E chromosome X, BCGSAC_Cfer_1.0, whole genome shotgun sequence and contains these coding sequences:
- the CAPN6 gene encoding calpain-6, whose amino-acid sequence is MGPPLKLFKNQKYQELKQECIRDGRLFCDPTFLPENDSLFYNRLLPGKVVWKRPQDICDDPRLIVGNISNHQLIQGRLGHKPMVSAFSCLAVQESHWTKTIPNHKEQEWDPRKLDKYAGIFRFRFWHFGEWTEVVIDDLLPTINGDLVFSFSTSMNEFWNALLEKAYAKLLGCYEALDGLTTTDIIVDFTGTLAETVDMQKGRYTELVEEKYKLFGELYKTFTKGGLICCSIESPSQEEQEVETDWGLLKGHTYTMTDIRKIRLGERLVEVFSTEKLYMIRLRNPLGRQEWSGPWSEISEEWQQLTAADRKNLGLVMSDDGEFWMSLEDFCRNFHELSVCRNVSNPIFGRKELESVVGCWTVNDDPLMNRSGGCYNNRDTFLQNPQYIFTVPEDGHKVIMSLQQKDLRTYRRMGRPDNYIIGFELFKVEMNRKFRLHHLYIQERAGTSTYIDTRTVFLSKYLKKGNYVLVPTMFQHGRTSEFLLRIFSEVPVQLRELTLDMPKMSCWNLARGYPKVVTQITVHSAEGLEKKYANETVNPYLVIKCGKEQVRSPVQKNTVHAIFDTQAIFYRRTTDIPIIVQVWNRRKFCDQFLGQVTLDADPSDCRDLKSLYLRKKGGPTAKVKQGHISFKVISSDDLTEL